Proteins encoded in a region of the Peromyscus leucopus breed LL Stock chromosome 15, UCI_PerLeu_2.1, whole genome shotgun sequence genome:
- the Inava gene encoding innate immunity activator protein isoform X4, with amino-acid sequence MIAPCRMGSSWRKVSWESKAPKPAPESPAPPSRPLPPQSLEGLEPTGPESGGLERAPIQNSPWKETSLDHPYEKPRKSSELSSESSSPATTPQEQPSTSSLWLLDPASCHVVPVRSVPGQRQGRTSAPATPEMQGRRGQSQSLRVDSFRTGVEGRGRSAFPRRRPTHYTVTVPDSCFPPSKPPLPHPACHSCSEDSGSDVSSISHPTSPGSSSPDISFLRPLCPPEPPRHRGAWGPACGRELATHYPKLLLPAGYFPTGRYVMVAEGHLPPGEWELCRAALSAAYDEEGAPLRYQRLVPSHSRIVRTPSLKDSPAGRGLSKAAVSEELRWWHERARLRSSRPHSLDRQGAFRVRSLPPGRESFGRASGPRTQVPPVCVLRRSPDGAPMQVFVPENGEIISQV; translated from the exons ATGATAGCTCCCTGTCGGATGGGCTCCTCCTGGAGGAAGGTGAGCTGGGAA TCCAAAGCGCCGAAACCTGCCCCAGAGTCCCCGGCACCACCTTCGAGGCCGCTCCCACCCCAGAGCCTTGAGGGCCTGGAGCCAACAGGACCCGAGTCGGGCGGCCTGGAACGGGCCCCGATCCAAAACAGTCCGTGGAAGGAGACCAGCCTGGACCACCCCTATGAGAAGCCCAGGAAGTCTTCAGAGCTCAGTAGCGAGTCCAG CAGCCCGGCCACCACCCCTCAGGAGCAGCCTAGCACCTCCAGCCTGTGGCTGCTGGatcctgcctcctgccatgtGGTCCCCGTCCGAAGTGTTCCTGGCCAGCGGCAGGGCCGCACCAGTGCCCCAGCTACCCCTGAGATGCAGGGCCGGAGGGGCCAGTCGCAGTCTCTGAG GGTGGACTCCTTCCGAACGGGTGTGGAAGGCCGAGGTCGGAGTGCCTTTCCCCGCCGCCGCCCCACTCACTACACGGTGACCGTGCCAGACTCGTGCTTCCCGCCCAGCAAACCCCCGCTGCCACACCCTGCCTGCCACTCTTGCTCCGAAGACAGCGGCTCTGACGTCTCCAgcatctcccaccccacctcacccggCAGCAGCAGCCCAGACATCTCCTTTCTGCGGCCCCTCTGTCCCCCTGAGCCACCTCGCCATCGTGGGGCCTGGGGCCCGGCCTGCGGCCGAGAGCTGGCCACTCACTACCCGAAACTGCTGCTGCCCGCGGGATACTTCCCCACGGGGCGCTATGTGATGGTGGCCGAGGGCCACCTGCCACCGGGCGAGTGGGAGCTGTGTCGCGCCGCGCTGAGTGCCGCCTACGACGAGGAGGGTGCTCCCCTGCGCTACCAGCGCCTGGTGCCCTCGCACAGCCGCATCGTGCGCACGCCCTCGCTGAAGGACAGCCCTGCGGGCAGGGGACTCAGCAAGGCCGCCGTCTCCGAGGAGCTCAGGTGGTGGCACGAGCGGGCACGTCTCCGGAGCAGCCGCCCCCACTCGCTCGACCGCCAAGGGGCTTTCCGCGTCAGGAGCCTGCCTCCCGGGAGGGAGAGCTTCGGGCGGGCCTCGGGACCCCGGACACAG GTGCCCCCAGTGTGTGTCCTCCGGAGGTCGCCAGACGGGGCTCCCATGCAAGTCTTCGTGCCCGAGAACGGAGAGATCATCAGCCAAGTGTAA